The following coding sequences are from one Humulus lupulus chromosome X, drHumLupu1.1, whole genome shotgun sequence window:
- the LOC133804677 gene encoding ABC transporter G family member 25, which produces MPAPFGGGEAANGDSSDGLDRSKDGPRDFRAFPSLMSSCSPITLKFIDVTYRVKLDNKQKVQTSNIGRCMFGNEPQPSDHQKSTAAMSERTILHGITGMAFPGEIMAILGPSGSGKSTLLNAIAGRLQGHGCSGTVLANGRKFTKPVLKRTGFVAQDDVLYPHLTVRETLIFCSLFRLPRTLSRKDKVLVAESVISELGLEKCQNTIIGNSFVRGVSGGERKRVSIAHELLINPSLLVLDEPTSGLDSTAAHRLLSTLGALAQKGKTVVTSIHQPSSRVYQMFDSVLVLSEGRCLYNGKGSEAMTYFDSLGFSPSFPMNPADFLLDLANGVFQLQGSSESDKPAASVKQNLVSSYNALLAPRVKSACLENPNDSSKDLSGFSSETFISHNNSTKQSPRTRRCCNIGFLTWVSHFSILLQRSLKERKHESFNALRVFQVITAALLAGLMWWHSNYLNVQDRLGLLFFIAIFWGVLPSFNSVFAFPQERAILMKEHASGMYTLSSYFMARIVGDLPMELILPTIFLAIAYWMAGLKPEFSAFVLTLLVLLGYVLVSQGLGLALGAAIMDAKQASTLVTVTMLAFVLTGGFYVHKVPYCLAWIKYISTTFYTYRLLINVQYGEGEAISALLGCSRHGRRDRDKASCRFIEEDIEGQLSPLISISVMLLMFVGYRLLAYLALRRINKAL; this is translated from the exons ATGCCTGCACCGTTTGGTGGTGGTGAAGCTGCCAATGGAGACTCATCGGATGGTCTAGATCGTTCCAAAGATGGCCCTCGAGATTTTCGTGCCTTCCCATCTTTAATGTCTTCTTGCTCTCCCATTACTCTCAAG TTCATCGACGTGACATACCGTGTGAAACTCGACAACAAACAAAAAGTACAAACCAGCAATATCGGTCGATGCATGTTCGGTAACGAACCTCAACCGTCCGATCATCAAAAATCAACAGCCGCAATGAGCGAACGAACAATCCTGCATGGAATCACAGGCATGGCATTCCCCGGTGAAATCATGGCCATACTTGGTCCCTCCGGAAGTGGCAAATCAACGCTCCTTAATGCAATCGCAGGGAGGCTCCAAGGACACGGCTGCAGCGGAACAGTCCTTGCCAACGGTCGAAAATTCACTAAACCAGTACTTAAAAGAACCGGGTTCGTAGCACAAGATGACGTTCTCTATCCACACCTAACGGTCCGAGAAACCTTAATCTTCTGCTCCCTTTTTCGGCTGCCGAGAACACTGTCCCGAAAAGACAAGGTCTTGGTGGCAGAGTCGGTGATTTCGGAGTTAGGCTTAGAAAAATGTCAGAACACGATCATCGGGAACAGCTTTGTTCGTGGGGTATCGGGTGGTGAGAGGAAGAGGGTGAGCATAGCCCACGAGCTACTCATAAACCCGAGCTTGTTGGTACTGGACGAGCCGACGTCGGGTCTGGACTCGACCGCGGCGCACCGACTACTGAGCACGTTGGGCGCCCTAGCTCAAAAGGGTAAGACGGTGGTGACGTCGATACACCAACCGTCGAGCCGGGTGTACCAGATGTTTGATTCGGTGTTGGTGCTGTCGGAAGGAAGATGCTTGTACAACGGGAAGGGAAGCGAGGCCATGACCTACTTCGACTCCCTAGGCTTCTCGCCGTCTTTCCCCATGAACCCTGCGGATTTCCTGCTTGATCTCGCTAACG GTGTTTTCCAACTCCAAGGTTCAAGCGAAAGTGATAAGCCGGCGGCCAGTGTGAAGCAAAATCTAGTGTCTTCTTACAACGCTTTATTAGCTCCAAGGGTCAAATCTGCTTGTCTGGAAAACCCAAATGATTCAAGCAAAGACTTATCAGGCTTCAGCAGTGAGACGTTCATTAGCCAtaataattccaccaaacagtCACCCAGAACAAGGAGATGCTGCAATATAGGGTTTTTGACATGGGTAAGCCATTTTAGCATTTTGCTGCAGAGAAGCCTCAAGGAACGAAAGCACGAATCCTTTAACGCTCTAAGAGTTTTCCAAGTAATCACGGCTGCATTGTTAGCCGGTCTAATGTGGTGGCACTCGAATTATCTCAACGTCCAAGATCGCCTcggccttctcttcttcataGCCATATTTTGGGGTGTTCTACCCTCTTTCAATTCAGTCTTTGCATTCCCTCAAGAACGTGCCATCTTAATGAAGGAACACGCCTCCGGTATGTACACTCTTTCTTCGTATTTCATGGCGCGGATCGTCGGAGACTTGCCCATGGAGCTTATCCTCCCCACCATCTTCCTTGCAATCGCTTATTGGATGGCTGGATTGAAGCCTGAATTCAGTGCTTTTGTTCTGACCCTGTTGGTTCTGCTAGGCTATGTTTTAGTCTCTCAAGGCCTTGGCCTTGCTCTAGGGGCCGCTATTATGGATGCCAAACAGGCTTCCACCTTAGTCACGGTCACTATGCTGGCTTTCGTTTTGACTGGAGGATTTTACGTCCACAAAGTGCCGTATTGTTTGGCTTGGATCAAATATATTTCCACAACATTTTATACTTACAGGCTTCTAATTAATGTCCAATATGGCGAAGGGGAGGCGATTTCGGCTTTGCTGGGATGCTCTCGCCATGGAAGAAGAGATCGAGATAAAGCAAGTTGTAGATTCATCGAAGAAGATATTGAAGGGCAGCTTAGTCCTCTGATCAGTATCTCTGTTATGTTGTTAATGTTCGTGGGCTATAGGTTATTGGCCTACCTTGCTTTGAGGCGAATCAATAAAGCCTTATAA